From a single Sphingosinicellaceae bacterium genomic region:
- a CDS encoding copper resistance protein B, whose amino-acid sequence MKSLLVVTVAATMLGLSSAAMAQDHSMDGMQMPGMNMPMAKTATPKKAGSRKPTLVQPPQGANSMGQTKPTPAAAPSVQMRGMASETGATPSPQSDQVMPGMQMQGETDQKQMGAMPDMQMSGTALSAGTAPPPPLPSDHYADRFFPSTVMTDARDGMMHEQGGQKFYQVMFNLAELQIRHGKDGYRWDGEAWFGGDINRVTLKSEGSGAFREGVDSAEVQALFSRAVGPYFNLQAGVRHDFQPSPTRTYATAGFEGLAPYMFQLSGAAFLSEKGDLLGRLEGYYDQRITQRLILQPRAELNFAAQDVPENRYGAGLVNAELGLRLRYEIAREFAPYIGVSYEAKTGRSADFARADGQSSTTTSFVAGIHFWF is encoded by the coding sequence ATGAAGTCGCTGCTGGTTGTGACGGTCGCTGCGACAATGCTCGGTCTGTCGTCGGCCGCGATGGCGCAGGACCATTCGATGGACGGGATGCAAATGCCGGGCATGAACATGCCGATGGCTAAAACGGCCACGCCCAAGAAAGCCGGCTCTCGCAAGCCGACACTCGTGCAACCGCCTCAGGGCGCAAACTCGATGGGCCAGACGAAGCCGACTCCGGCTGCTGCCCCCTCGGTGCAAATGCGAGGAATGGCCAGCGAAACGGGCGCGACACCGTCGCCGCAGTCTGACCAGGTAATGCCCGGAATGCAGATGCAGGGCGAAACAGATCAGAAGCAGATGGGCGCGATGCCCGACATGCAGATGTCCGGGACGGCGCTTTCCGCCGGCACTGCACCGCCGCCGCCGCTCCCGAGCGATCACTATGCCGATCGGTTCTTCCCCAGCACGGTAATGACCGATGCCCGTGACGGGATGATGCATGAGCAAGGCGGCCAGAAATTTTATCAGGTGATGTTCAATCTCGCGGAACTCCAGATCCGCCACGGCAAGGATGGATACCGTTGGGACGGCGAGGCGTGGTTCGGTGGCGACATCAATCGCGTCACGCTTAAATCCGAAGGCTCGGGCGCATTTCGCGAGGGCGTCGATAGTGCAGAAGTCCAGGCGCTCTTCAGCCGGGCGGTGGGACCCTATTTCAACCTTCAGGCCGGCGTTCGCCACGACTTCCAGCCATCACCGACGCGTACCTATGCCACCGCCGGATTCGAAGGGCTTGCGCCCTACATGTTCCAGTTAAGCGGCGCCGCATTTCTCTCGGAAAAGGGGGATTTGCTCGGTAGGCTCGAAGGCTATTACGACCAACGCATCACGCAGCGACTGATCCTGCAACCCCGCGCCGAGCTTAATTTCGCGGCGCAAGACGTTCCGGAAAATCGTTACGGCGCGGGCCTCGTCAACGCCGAGCTCGGGCTAAGGCTGCGCTACGAGATTGCCCGCGAGTTCGCCCCTTATATCGGCGTCTCCTATGAAGCGAAGACCGGACGCAGCGCTGACTTTGCGCGCGCCGACGGACAGAGCTCGACGACGACGAGCTTCGTCGCCGGGATCCATTTCTGGTTCTGA
- a CDS encoding cytochrome c: MNKDTLRRHLPSMTFLMVTIAISLSVAAAVIFSGAYNVAADEPHTAAGFQLLDSVRERSIAVRARDISPPADLSSPKRIAIGAGLYAEMCSGCHLGPGVERSELSQGLYPRAPELARPQNMTAAEQFWIIKHGVKMSAMPAWGKTHPDQLMWDMVAFVREMPSMSSAQYRTLVASAPADHDKMMGKGSEDHDGHMH; this comes from the coding sequence ATGAACAAAGACACTCTCCGACGCCACCTTCCCAGCATGACATTTCTTATGGTCACCATCGCAATCTCTTTAAGCGTGGCCGCGGCAGTCATTTTCTCGGGTGCATATAACGTCGCCGCTGATGAACCACACACGGCAGCGGGTTTCCAGCTTCTCGACAGTGTGCGCGAACGCTCGATCGCGGTTCGCGCGCGCGACATCAGTCCCCCTGCCGACCTGTCGTCGCCAAAACGGATAGCGATTGGGGCAGGCTTGTACGCGGAGATGTGCTCGGGTTGCCATCTTGGGCCGGGCGTCGAGCGCAGTGAGCTAAGCCAGGGCCTCTACCCCCGGGCGCCCGAACTTGCGCGACCGCAGAACATGACAGCGGCCGAGCAGTTCTGGATCATCAAGCACGGCGTCAAGATGAGCGCGATGCCTGCTTGGGGAAAGACGCATCCCGATCAGCTGATGTGGGATATGGTTGCGTTCGTCCGCGAAATGCCAAGCATGTCATCGGCACAGTACCGCACGCTCGTCGCGAGCGCCCCTGCCGACCACGATAAGATGATGGGCAAGGGCAGCGAAGATCACGACGGCCACATGCATTAA
- a CDS encoding DUF305 domain-containing protein — MQQGEKMKMGYGRFAAMIATSTVVMFGLMYLNTYALSHVFYSQTRTWMAIYMGAVMAIIMLGFMWSMYSSSRVNLAIVAGSAIVFAGALWLVRSQQTVDDVSYMKAMIPHHSIAIMTSERAHIKDPAVRKLADGIINAQVREIAEMKKMIARLEATPVPEGAPDLPSYRDRGAAQPTPQTNESAGINTLQPIH; from the coding sequence ATGCAACAGGGTGAAAAAATGAAGATGGGGTACGGCCGCTTCGCAGCGATGATCGCGACGTCGACCGTCGTAATGTTCGGCCTTATGTACCTGAACACCTATGCGTTGAGTCACGTCTTCTACAGCCAGACGCGAACCTGGATGGCTATCTACATGGGCGCAGTGATGGCGATCATCATGCTCGGTTTCATGTGGTCGATGTATTCGAGCAGCCGCGTTAATCTGGCGATCGTTGCGGGCAGTGCCATCGTGTTCGCCGGCGCACTCTGGCTGGTGCGCAGTCAGCAAACGGTCGATGACGTTTCCTACATGAAGGCGATGATCCCGCATCACTCGATCGCGATTATGACCAGCGAGCGCGCGCACATCAAGGATCCAGCGGTCCGCAAGCTCGCAGACGGCATCATCAATGCACAGGTTCGGGAGATCGCCGAAATGAAGAAGATGATCGCTAGGCTCGAGGCCACGCCGGTCCCGGAGGGTGCACCAGATCTGCCATCGTATCGCGACAGAGGCGCCGCCCAACCAACGCCGCAGACCAACGAAAGCGCCGGCATCAATACGCTTCAGCCGATCCATTGA
- a CDS encoding helix-turn-helix domain-containing protein: MSANVAGLPSRYLRTPEAARFLSLSHRTLEKHRCYGTGPRYSKVGGRVIYRVDDLQAWVDRGVKSSTSDPGIDTVLPAKRHAAIAPAYATSNR, translated from the coding sequence ATGTCCGCCAACGTCGCCGGACTTCCGTCCCGCTATCTGCGAACCCCAGAAGCTGCGCGCTTCCTAAGCCTGTCGCATCGGACGCTAGAGAAGCATCGATGCTACGGTACCGGTCCGCGCTATTCGAAGGTCGGCGGCCGCGTCATCTACCGGGTCGATGACCTTCAGGCTTGGGTCGATCGGGGCGTCAAATCCTCGACCAGCGATCCCGGCATAGACACCGTTCTTCCCGCGAAGCGTCACGCCGCGATCGCGCCGGCATACGCCACTAGCAATCGCTGA
- a CDS encoding replication initiator protein A codes for MPHRKRSSERDQLELFRPTARNIAPRDAQDLMAYPFFSLAKSRRTKPIDFRAGDISVRVDADNAYGMATIWDADILIWAASQIVDARDAGFPTSRLMAATPYEILTFIGRGTSVRDYLRLKAALDRLQATTIATSIRQPTARRMHRFSWINEWKERADGQGRVTGVELILPDWFYSAVVDDALVLTIDPAYFNLLGGLERWLYRVVRKHGGHQRGGWHFDLRYLHLKSGSLSPLRRFAFELRDLVRRQALPGYRLGLVIERKRTLLTFAPACGQAVEPLVLSGTPGLVLSGTPRSCYRERKSGLSLGYYAAIPLRNLESNQESNLVVERGRSGDGSPTVASNRRTAR; via the coding sequence GTGCCGCACCGCAAGCGATCTTCAGAGCGCGACCAGCTCGAACTCTTCCGCCCGACCGCGCGCAACATCGCCCCACGGGATGCGCAGGATCTGATGGCCTATCCGTTCTTCAGCCTGGCCAAGTCGCGGCGAACGAAGCCGATCGATTTTCGCGCCGGTGACATCAGCGTTCGTGTCGACGCCGACAATGCCTACGGCATGGCGACAATCTGGGACGCCGATATACTGATCTGGGCGGCAAGCCAGATCGTCGACGCCCGCGACGCCGGCTTCCCCACTTCGCGCCTCATGGCGGCGACGCCGTACGAGATCCTGACTTTCATCGGGCGCGGCACCTCAGTTCGGGATTACCTGCGGTTGAAGGCCGCGCTTGACCGCCTCCAGGCTACAACCATCGCGACCTCAATCCGTCAGCCAACCGCGCGGCGGATGCACCGCTTTTCTTGGATCAACGAGTGGAAGGAGCGCGCAGACGGCCAAGGCCGCGTCACCGGTGTCGAGTTGATCCTTCCCGACTGGTTCTATTCAGCGGTGGTCGACGACGCGCTCGTACTGACGATCGACCCGGCTTACTTTAATCTGCTCGGCGGGTTGGAGCGCTGGCTATACCGCGTCGTCCGCAAGCATGGCGGCCACCAGCGCGGCGGCTGGCATTTCGATCTCCGCTATTTGCACCTGAAGTCGGGCAGCCTGTCGCCACTTCGCCGCTTCGCGTTCGAACTGCGGGACCTCGTCCGCCGCCAGGCACTGCCCGGCTATCGTCTAGGACTTGTCATCGAGCGCAAACGGACACTGCTGACTTTCGCGCCCGCCTGTGGACAGGCTGTGGAACCGCTCGTGCTATCGGGAACACCGGGGCTCGTGCTATCGGGAACACCCCGCTCGTGCTATCGGGAACGAAAATCCGGCTTAAGCCTTGGATATTATGCGGCAATTCCGCTTCGTAACTTAGAGTCTAACCAAGAATCTAACTTGGTTGTAGAGCGCGGCCGATCTGGGGATGGTTCTCCGACGGTCGCCTCGAACCGCCGAACGGCGCGATGA
- a CDS encoding AAA family ATPase, which produces MIVALLNQKGGVGKTTLALHLAGRWARKGRRVLVVDADPQGSALDWSEQRASLGHPRLFGVLGLPRETLHRELPAIAADVDHVIVDGAPRIAGVARSALLAADIVLVPATPSPLDGWASAEMLRLLDEARVFRPDLVARMVLNRCATRTVIARQTAEAMADQEPPVLIARVGQRVIFAEAACTGQLAQELDPGGLAAAEIAALATEIDGLSR; this is translated from the coding sequence ATGATCGTCGCCTTGCTCAATCAGAAGGGCGGTGTCGGCAAGACCACGTTAGCGCTTCACCTCGCCGGTCGTTGGGCCAGAAAGGGAAGGCGCGTTCTCGTCGTCGATGCCGATCCGCAGGGGTCGGCGCTCGACTGGTCAGAGCAGCGCGCCTCGCTCGGCCATCCGCGCTTGTTCGGAGTTCTGGGGCTGCCGCGCGAGACGCTGCATCGCGAGCTTCCGGCAATCGCCGCCGATGTCGATCACGTCATCGTCGACGGTGCGCCGCGCATTGCCGGCGTCGCGCGCTCTGCGCTTCTCGCCGCCGATATAGTGCTCGTGCCGGCAACGCCGTCGCCGCTCGACGGCTGGGCGTCGGCCGAGATGCTGCGGCTGCTCGACGAGGCGCGCGTGTTCCGCCCGGACCTCGTCGCGCGCATGGTGCTCAACCGCTGCGCCACACGTACTGTAATCGCACGCCAGACCGCCGAGGCTATGGCCGACCAGGAACCGCCGGTTCTGATAGCACGGGTCGGCCAGCGAGTAATCTTTGCGGAAGCCGCATGCACGGGGCAGTTGGCGCAAGAGCTCGATCCCGGCGGCCTCGCTGCCGCCGAGATCGCCGCCCTGGCAACCGAGATCGACGGACTGAGCCGATGA
- a CDS encoding DUF2840 domain-containing protein: MTNITEVELTHIPGYIERWLRFGNPVRDRIVDRRRRIIEFAPRQVFAFVRWAANDHGTVLSRIDIARTVEAGEPSTTIPSVRPGGETLLRLSGWPKVQAVLAAIDAAEKVAAATDVCPDHWRHVHQRLTVGEPARAYSRGQHRAWVLRRRVGL, from the coding sequence ATGACCAATATCACCGAGGTCGAATTGACCCACATTCCCGGTTACATCGAGCGCTGGCTCCGGTTCGGCAATCCGGTGCGAGACCGCATCGTCGACCGCCGCCGGCGCATTATCGAATTCGCGCCAAGGCAGGTCTTCGCCTTCGTGCGCTGGGCGGCGAACGACCATGGGACCGTGCTCAGCAGGATCGATATTGCCCGTACGGTCGAAGCGGGAGAGCCGTCGACCACGATCCCCAGTGTCCGACCGGGTGGGGAAACCCTTCTGCGCCTGTCGGGTTGGCCGAAAGTCCAAGCTGTGCTCGCCGCGATCGACGCCGCCGAGAAAGTCGCTGCGGCGACTGACGTGTGCCCGGACCACTGGCGACACGTCCATCAACGGCTGACGGTCGGAGAACCGGCTCGAGCCTATTCGCGAGGTCAGCATCGCGCGTGGGTTCTCAGGCGGAGGGTCGGGCTGTGA
- a CDS encoding S26 family signal peptidase, with protein sequence MNRSSPLAAIAATMSIAAAVLATVAWKMPPRLIWNVSASIPLGLYLVRPSPDPQLGELVAAMPPGALASFMATRRYLGVGVPMLKHVAALTGQTVCRSGRRVRIDGVFIASARRVDSLSRALPIWSGCHRVTRNDVFLLNSNVSDSFDGRYFGVLARSTVIGRVVPVWTWKREA encoded by the coding sequence GTGAACCGCTCCTCGCCATTGGCTGCAATCGCCGCGACGATGTCGATAGCAGCCGCGGTGCTGGCGACGGTAGCGTGGAAGATGCCACCACGGCTCATCTGGAATGTGTCCGCTAGCATTCCTCTAGGCCTGTACCTGGTCCGCCCGTCGCCTGATCCCCAACTGGGCGAACTGGTCGCCGCAATGCCACCGGGAGCACTGGCATCGTTCATGGCGACGCGGCGCTATCTCGGGGTCGGTGTTCCGATGCTGAAACATGTCGCCGCGCTTACCGGCCAGACGGTTTGCCGATCAGGGCGGCGGGTTCGCATCGATGGAGTCTTCATTGCGAGCGCGCGGCGCGTGGACAGCCTCTCGCGCGCCTTGCCGATTTGGAGCGGCTGTCATCGGGTGACGAGGAATGATGTGTTCCTGCTCAATTCAAACGTCAGCGACAGTTTCGACGGGCGCTATTTTGGGGTGCTGGCACGATCAACGGTGATCGGTCGCGTAGTACCGGTGTGGACCTGGAAACGCGAAGCATGA
- a CDS encoding lytic transglycosylase domain-containing protein — protein MGRRFRISGVAITVILHAAAATGETFPIRPTCRAFIADAARTAGLPDPWIAAVMRAESGGDPNAVSFAGAQGCMQIMPSTWRDLQGRGIAGPDPFDARANMLAGAIYLRTMHDRFGWPDALAAYHAGAGRFENYLATGRRLPSATLVYVDRISSWLGGVRPATIVSPAVGHLRPWTEAPIFIVSNTPRQSADRNQLGPSAPVPFAGDVDEFPFEETGKSARSPIFVVSRP, from the coding sequence ATGGGCCGCCGCTTCCGAATCAGCGGGGTTGCCATCACAGTTATCCTGCATGCGGCCGCGGCGACCGGCGAGACATTCCCGATCCGTCCCACATGCCGCGCCTTCATTGCTGACGCGGCACGAACAGCGGGGCTTCCTGATCCGTGGATAGCTGCCGTGATGCGCGCGGAAAGTGGCGGCGACCCAAATGCAGTTTCATTTGCAGGCGCTCAAGGCTGCATGCAGATTATGCCGTCGACCTGGCGCGATCTGCAGGGCCGCGGCATTGCTGGGCCCGATCCGTTCGACGCTCGGGCCAACATGCTTGCTGGCGCGATCTACCTGCGCACCATGCACGATCGCTTCGGTTGGCCCGACGCACTTGCCGCCTATCACGCCGGTGCCGGTCGCTTTGAAAACTATCTTGCCACTGGACGGCGGCTGCCATCCGCGACCTTGGTTTATGTCGATCGGATCTCGTCCTGGCTTGGTGGGGTGCGACCGGCGACGATCGTATCACCGGCCGTTGGTCATTTACGGCCATGGACTGAAGCACCGATTTTCATCGTCAGCAACACTCCTCGACAAAGTGCTGACAGAAATCAGCTCGGGCCGAGCGCACCTGTCCCGTTTGCCGGTGATGTCGACGAATTCCCCTTCGAGGAGACCGGGAAAAGCGCTCGAAGCCCGATCTTTGTAGTCAGTCGCCCATGA
- a CDS encoding DUF3363 domain-containing protein — protein sequence MSTDDDLRIRPGRVRAGGPRVETFLNRAIRAAQKAGGLRVRSGKASRFGRGRSATLAASHRLADRSRGAIIKARVVRRMRTPGALAAHLRYLGRDGTTRDGEAGRLFDAQIDTPDPHAFADRCDGDRHHFRFIVSPDDAADLADLKTFTRELMIQAERDLGTKLDWVAVDHWNTEHPHIHVLVRGRADTGDDLVISRDYISRGLRARAAGLVTLELGPRTEIELRRNLDAQVDADRWTKLDRALATETSDRIVDLRPDPFAVPDPLRETKIGRIRKLERLRLAEPAGVGRWQLDVDVELRLRALGERDDIIRRLHRSLGNDRSASLVLDGERQPTGVVGRLVARGLDDELRGSAFAIVEGIDGKAHHLRLGSLEATGDGPVGSIVELRRFADAKGQHRAALAVRSDLSLKQQISADGATWLDRQLVTRAPLPLSDGGFGSDVRQALGDRAEYLAEQGLGTRDGNGHFSPIRNLLHRLRDREVAATGQRLAAETGLTPHPHVPGELAAGLPVSGTYRKRLTLASGRFAMIDDGLGFQLVPWSPGLERHLGQAVSGVTMPGGGIDWTMGRKRDLGI from the coding sequence ATGTCGACTGACGACGACCTTCGCATTCGCCCTGGACGCGTCAGAGCCGGCGGCCCTCGCGTCGAGACATTTCTCAACAGGGCCATCCGCGCCGCGCAAAAGGCGGGTGGCCTCCGGGTCCGGTCAGGCAAAGCCAGTCGGTTCGGTCGCGGTCGATCGGCGACACTGGCCGCATCCCACCGACTAGCCGACCGGTCGCGCGGTGCGATTATAAAGGCGCGGGTCGTGCGTCGGATGCGGACGCCGGGCGCGCTGGCGGCGCATCTGCGCTATCTCGGCCGCGACGGCACGACCCGTGACGGCGAAGCCGGCCGCTTATTCGACGCGCAGATAGATACGCCGGACCCGCATGCCTTCGCGGATCGATGCGACGGCGACCGCCACCACTTTCGCTTCATCGTCTCGCCCGACGACGCCGCCGATCTCGCCGACCTGAAAACTTTCACCCGCGAGTTGATGATCCAAGCCGAGCGCGATCTCGGCACGAAGCTCGACTGGGTCGCGGTCGATCACTGGAACACCGAGCACCCGCACATCCACGTTCTCGTCCGCGGTCGAGCCGACACCGGCGACGACCTCGTCATCAGCCGCGACTATATCAGCCGCGGCTTGCGCGCGCGGGCTGCGGGCCTGGTCACCCTCGAGCTCGGTCCGCGCACGGAGATCGAACTGCGCCGTAATCTCGACGCGCAGGTAGACGCCGACCGGTGGACAAAGCTCGATCGCGCGCTAGCGACGGAGACCAGTGACCGGATCGTCGATCTGCGGCCCGACCCCTTTGCCGTTCCCGATCCACTGCGCGAGACCAAGATTGGGCGGATCCGCAAGCTCGAACGCCTCAGGCTCGCCGAACCCGCAGGCGTAGGTCGTTGGCAGCTCGATGTTGACGTCGAGCTGCGACTTCGCGCGCTCGGCGAGCGCGACGACATTATCAGGCGGCTACATCGCAGCCTCGGCAATGATCGCAGTGCGAGCCTTGTGCTCGACGGCGAGCGCCAGCCGACCGGCGTCGTCGGCCGTCTCGTCGCTCGCGGCCTCGACGACGAGCTTCGCGGCAGTGCCTTCGCTATCGTCGAAGGCATCGACGGCAAGGCGCATCATCTCCGCCTCGGCAGCTTAGAAGCGACCGGCGACGGCCCGGTTGGCTCGATCGTCGAGCTGCGGCGGTTTGCCGACGCCAAGGGACAGCATAGAGCCGCGCTCGCGGTGCGCTCGGACCTCAGCCTCAAACAGCAGATCAGCGCAGACGGCGCGACCTGGCTCGACCGGCAGCTGGTCACGCGCGCACCGCTGCCGCTAAGCGATGGCGGTTTCGGCAGCGACGTCAGGCAAGCGCTGGGCGACCGGGCCGAATATTTGGCGGAGCAGGGCCTCGGGACGCGCGACGGCAACGGGCATTTCTCGCCGATACGAAATCTGCTCCACCGGCTGCGCGACAGAGAGGTCGCGGCGACAGGGCAGCGTCTCGCCGCCGAAACCGGTCTGACGCCGCACCCCCACGTGCCCGGCGAGCTCGCCGCCGGCCTGCCGGTCTCGGGCACCTACCGCAAGCGGCTGACGCTGGCGTCAGGAAGGTTCGCGATGATCGACGACGGCCTGGGTTTCCAGCTCGTTCCGTGGTCGCCCGGGCTTGAGCGACATCTCGGGCAGGCAGTATCGGGCGTCACGATGCCCGGCGGCGGGATCGACTGGACGATGGGGCGCAAGCGCGATCTCGGCATCTGA
- a CDS encoding conjugal transfer protein TraG — protein sequence MSATRILWGQLLLVSVIAFGSVWAATEWTAWRLGFQAELGAPWFMLGHWPVYAPLKLFFWWYWFDVYAPHVFERGAAIAVSGTILAIAAVLTLSVRRAREASEVTTYGSARWATRNEVGAAGMTGDAGVILGRYDAHYLRHDGPEHVLCFAPTRSGKGVGLVVPTLLTWPASCIVHDIKGENWTLTAGWRARFGRVLLFDPTNAASAAYNPLLEIRRGANEVRDAQNIADILVDPEGALERRSHWEKTSHALLVGAILHVLYAEADKTLAGVANFLSDPQRTIDVTLKAMLATPHLGDRPHPVVASAARELLNKSDNERSGVLSTAMSFLGLYRDPVVAKVTAQCDWRIDDLVSGDRPTTLYLVVPPSDIARTKPLIRLVLNQIGRRLTERLDHAGHRHRLLLMLDEFPALGRLDFFESQLAFMAGYGIRGFLIAQSLNQLERAYGPNHAILDNCHVRVAFSTNDERTAKRVSDALGTATEIRDARNYAGHRMAPWLGHLMVSRQETARPLLTPGEVMQLPATEAVVLVSGLPPVRATKARYFADRQLARRVLPPPAATVWRTARDHDWDADAPLVAAVAMATEQVGKQTADGGLRREPELPEHEEVTPQQPTMDEPAPAPENEFEAEVVRTRSLNGQQRVAARQASLDPGDGLEFY from the coding sequence ATGTCAGCAACGCGGATCCTTTGGGGCCAGCTGCTCCTAGTTTCGGTGATCGCTTTCGGATCTGTTTGGGCGGCTACGGAGTGGACGGCATGGCGGCTAGGCTTTCAGGCCGAGCTGGGCGCGCCGTGGTTCATGCTGGGGCATTGGCCGGTCTATGCGCCGCTGAAGCTGTTCTTCTGGTGGTACTGGTTCGACGTCTACGCCCCCCATGTGTTCGAGCGGGGCGCCGCTATCGCGGTGTCGGGCACGATCCTCGCCATCGCCGCGGTGCTGACGCTGTCGGTCCGCCGCGCGCGCGAAGCAAGCGAGGTGACAACCTATGGTTCGGCGCGCTGGGCGACGCGCAACGAGGTGGGCGCGGCCGGCATGACCGGCGACGCCGGCGTCATCCTCGGTCGATACGACGCGCACTACCTCCGCCACGATGGACCCGAGCATGTGCTGTGCTTCGCGCCAACGCGGTCGGGCAAGGGCGTCGGGTTGGTCGTGCCGACGTTGCTGACGTGGCCGGCGTCGTGCATCGTTCACGACATTAAGGGCGAGAACTGGACCCTCACCGCCGGCTGGCGCGCCAGGTTCGGCCGCGTCCTGCTGTTCGATCCAACCAACGCGGCGAGCGCCGCCTACAATCCGCTCCTCGAGATTCGCCGCGGTGCCAACGAGGTCCGCGACGCCCAGAACATCGCGGACATCTTGGTCGATCCCGAAGGCGCGCTCGAACGCCGGTCGCACTGGGAAAAGACCAGCCACGCGCTCCTTGTCGGGGCCATCCTGCATGTGCTCTACGCGGAGGCCGACAAGACGCTCGCCGGCGTCGCCAACTTCCTGTCCGATCCGCAGCGGACGATCGATGTCACGCTAAAGGCGATGCTGGCGACTCCCCACCTCGGCGACCGGCCCCACCCGGTTGTCGCCTCGGCGGCGCGCGAGCTGCTCAACAAGTCCGACAATGAGCGCTCAGGCGTGTTGTCGACTGCGATGTCGTTCCTCGGCCTCTATCGCGACCCCGTCGTGGCAAAGGTCACAGCGCAGTGCGACTGGCGGATCGACGATCTGGTTTCAGGGGACCGGCCGACGACACTCTACCTCGTCGTGCCGCCGTCCGACATCGCGCGGACCAAGCCGCTGATACGGCTCGTGCTCAACCAGATCGGTCGCAGGCTGACCGAACGGCTCGATCATGCCGGTCATCGCCACCGCCTGTTGTTGATGCTCGACGAATTTCCCGCGCTCGGCCGGCTTGACTTCTTCGAGAGCCAGTTGGCGTTTATGGCGGGCTACGGCATCCGCGGCTTCCTGATTGCCCAGAGCCTCAACCAGCTTGAGCGGGCCTACGGCCCCAATCACGCCATCCTCGACAACTGCCATGTCCGCGTCGCTTTCTCGACCAACGACGAGCGAACCGCCAAGCGGGTGTCGGACGCGCTCGGCACTGCCACTGAGATTCGCGATGCGCGCAACTATGCCGGGCACCGCATGGCACCGTGGCTCGGACATCTGATGGTCAGCCGCCAAGAGACGGCTCGACCGCTGTTGACGCCCGGCGAAGTGATGCAACTGCCGGCGACTGAAGCTGTCGTGCTGGTCTCCGGCCTGCCGCCGGTGCGGGCGACGAAGGCGCGGTACTTCGCGGATCGGCAATTGGCACGGCGAGTGTTGCCGCCCCCGGCAGCGACAGTCTGGCGCACCGCGCGAGATCACGATTGGGACGCAGACGCTCCACTTGTCGCTGCAGTGGCAATGGCGACCGAGCAGGTCGGCAAACAGACGGCCGATGGCGGGCTACGCCGCGAGCCGGAGCTTCCTGAACACGAGGAGGTGACTCCGCAACAGCCGACCATGGACGAGCCGGCGCCCGCGCCGGAAAACGAATTTGAGGCCGAAGTGGTGCGCACGCGATCGCTTAACGGCCAGCAGCGCGTGGCGGCGCGTCAGGCGTCGCTCGATCCCGGCGATGGGCTGGAATTCTACTGA
- a CDS encoding CopG family transcriptional regulator, translating to MRKQQLTVYLEPATFADLSAYASRRAHPKSLVAEAAIASFLSPDAAGRQEAAIAKRLDRIVRVLERLERNDTIAVETLALFIRSWLTANPATTDQSSPAARAKGAERYDRFVEALGRRLSSGTSLGREVAQDIPAGLTNLGD from the coding sequence ATGCGCAAGCAGCAGCTGACGGTGTATCTCGAACCGGCGACATTCGCCGATCTTTCGGCCTACGCGAGCCGACGCGCCCATCCAAAATCGCTGGTTGCGGAGGCCGCGATCGCATCGTTCCTTTCGCCAGACGCCGCCGGACGCCAGGAGGCAGCAATCGCCAAGCGCCTCGATCGGATCGTGCGCGTCTTAGAACGGCTAGAGCGGAACGACACGATCGCGGTCGAGACGCTGGCATTGTTCATTCGCTCCTGGTTGACAGCGAACCCAGCGACGACGGATCAGAGTTCGCCCGCAGCGCGGGCAAAGGGCGCCGAACGCTATGATCGCTTTGTCGAAGCTCTTGGTCGGCGGCTGTCGTCCGGCACTTCACTGGGTCGCGAAGTCGCGCAGGACATTCCGGCGGGGCTTACCAATTTAGGCGACTGA